Proteins from a single region of Malassezia restricta chromosome IV, complete sequence:
- a CDS encoding origin recognition complex subunit 4, whose protein sequence is MAEPQAADPAAHLDTHKQAVLSILSHALPPMASDAQPYMGQECIGLGDAWRALYGLVRSSVYEHEGNSCLVAGESGCGKSVLVESVLRYVQHECMMERVLAPWTVRLSALVHPTDRLCLSAMARQLMDQDALSQNNQVDDMLGPEQEEEEDDEDRPLIEWAHASASEDEDDAPMEEVTPAPTTTDPNAILSTLAAALSHILSLLSTHTLGKRPLVLILDQFDQFAQRPRQALLYCLLDAVQSGSYAPGLVVIGTSTRVDATDFLEKRVKSRFSHRIVHVHPPSFDQYVILARTALLGGMSNTLPPDAAWEKQVDALLQDPSFRASLRRLHDLSGDVRLLYQALWPPIAALSASRPHLEASAFVAAAQAQRLDPTFAFLQELSNPEMAILISARHLQLCEREPFTFEMCFYHICQFVKRAHAILGTGDDRRVTVSFASLDTLASRTSMMQAFQRLLDLELLLPEPARVSLTLPTGIASRTGPATSPYGTLPTPTVIPSVLPVRAQVSAKAILESALSPERVEPLSSVMIKWAESTGL, encoded by the coding sequence ATGGCAGAGCCACAAGCCGCAGATCCTGCGGCACATTTAGATACCCACAAGCAAGCGGTGCTATCGATCCTGTCTCATGCACTGCCTCCCATGGCATCTGATGCCCAGCCGTACATGGGCCAGGAATGCATTGGCCTGGGAGATGCATGGCGTGCCTTGTACGGCCTCGTGCGCAGCAGTGTGTATGAACACGAAGGCAACAGTTGCCTTGTCGCAGGCGAGAGCGGGTGTGGTAAAAGTGTACTAGTAGAATCTGTTCTGCGATACGTGCAGCATGAGTGCATGATGGAACGGGTGTTGGCGCCCTGGACGGTGCGACTCTCGGCTCTCGTGCACCCAACAGATCGTTTGTGCTTGTCAGCTATGGCACGACAACTCATGGACCAGGATGCACTGAGCCAGAACAACCAAGTGGATGATATGCTTGGACCTGAGCaagaggaggaagaagatgacgaggatCGGCCATTGATAGAGTGGGCTCACGCATCCGCCTCcgaggacgaagacgatgcACCCATGGAGGAGGTCACCCCTgcaccgacgacgactGACCCTAATGCTATTTTAAGCActcttgctgctgctctgTCTCACATTCTCTCTCTTTTGTCTACACATACGCTCGGCAAGCGACCCCTCGTGCTGATACTGGACCAATTTGACCAGTTTGCGCAGCGGCCCCGACAAGCCCTCTTGTACTGTCTTTTAGATGCCGTACAGAGCGGAAGTTATGCACCGGGCCTCGTGGTGATTGGTACATCGACGCGTGTAGATGCAACTGACTTTCTGGAGAAGCGCGTCAAGAGTCGCTTCTCACATCGAATCGTGCACGTTCATCCCCCATCGTTCGATCAGTATGTGATTCTGGCACGCACAGCTTTGCTTGGAGGCATGTCCAACACGTTACCACCTGATGCTGCATGGGAAAAGCAAGTCGATGCTCTGTTGCAGGACCCGTCCTTTCGTGCTAGTCTCCGACGATTGCACGACTTGTCAGGCGACGTGCGCTTACTGTACCAGGCACTTTGGCCGCCCATAGCAGCCTTGTCCGCATCAAGACCTCATCTTGAGGCGTCTGCTTTTGTTGCGGCCGCACAGGCTCAGCGGCTGGATCCCACCTTTGCCTTTCTCCAAGAACTGTCTAATCCTGAAATGGCTATCTTGATATCTGCTCGGCATTTGCAGCTCTGTGAGCGCGAACCATTTACATTTGAGATGTGCTTTTATCATATCTGCCAGTTTGTGAAGCGGGCACATGCCATTCTCGGTACTGGAGATGATCGCCGTGTGACTGTGTCTTTTGCAAGTTTAGACACACTCGCATCACGCACATCAATGATGCAGGCTTTCCAGCGTCTGCTGGATCTGGAACTGCTTTTGCCAGAGCCTGCGCGAGTATCACTGACCCTGCCTACAGGCATCGCAAGCCGCACAGGTCCAGCCACATCGCCATACGGGACGCTCCCCACCCCAACCGTGATACCCTCTGTGCTCCCTGTACGTGCACAGGTCTCCGCCAAGGCCATCCTCGAAAGCGCACTCAGTCCGGAACGTGTGGAGCCATTAAGCTCGGTCATGATCAAATGGGCCGAGTCGACGGGATTGTAG